The proteins below come from a single Vanacampus margaritifer isolate UIUO_Vmar chromosome 10, RoL_Vmar_1.0, whole genome shotgun sequence genomic window:
- the LOC144059188 gene encoding androgen receptor-like isoform X2, whose amino-acid sequence MDFRTTLLDLDEPDNSARNERDRFDTCACPTTAELSRAVSVSLGLDALSSPPNGNATHAAGSTFAESAVGQRSRPVAEFGAARNMDSRRNADPRRDEFGDVCHGIHQVSCMDLLRSGEASGGETVARGSVISTFVSKESNLFANSPMEPPSQMDHLFASQIYSASAYAENPNLHRDSRVLRANERAYGQPSCAASGGHHLECEYCNCGQASVGSLQECRCGWHNKCEQSQGGMRAAATTAQGYGQVESYQSEPFQGQPTYPSIKTEPPTWMECTERGIRPEDVFPAVFLSDRRVCQVCGDDASGCHYGAVTCGSCKVFFKRAAAGKQNHLCASRNDCTIDKLRRKNCASCRLKRCYMSGMSLKGRRLKGVGQSTSGEEQQPAAAWGHVEARDAVAGARASQGVVVSIPPTVRTRISLLTVLQAIEPAVVNAGHDPALPDSAASLLTSLNELGERQLVTVVRWAKGIPGFRNLHMDDQMTVIQLSWMGVMVFALGWRSYTQTNCSMLYFAPDLVFNDQRMHISSMYEHCVRMKILSQRFSVLKVTQEEFLCMKALVLFSVMPVEGLKNQRCFDDLRTSYIKELDRLASQRGESNRTQRLFQLTQLLDYLQAKFSRQQPPTVHVTPSLTFLFCLCSKIKYNLTDLFIRL is encoded by the exons ATGGATTTTCGCACCACTTTGTTAGACTTGGACGAGCCAGACAACTCTGCAAGAAACGAGCGAGATCGCTTCGACACCTGTGCATGTCCGACCACTGCCGAGCTCAGCAGGGCCGTGTCTGTGTCCCTGGGCTTGGACGCCTTGTCGTCACCGCCGAACGGCAACGCAACCCATGCCGCCGGTTCCACTTTTGCTGAGTCAGCTGTGGGTCAGCGTTCCCGGCCAGTAGCGGAGTTCGGCGCGGCTCGGAATATGGACTCACGGCGCAACGCCGACCCGAGACGGGACGAGTTCGGAGACGTGTGCCACGGAATCCACCAGGTGAGCTGCATGGACCTGCTGAGGTCGGGCGAAGCGAGCGGCGGGGAGACTGTGGCGCGCGGTTCGGTGATTTCCACGTTCGTGAGCAAGGAGTCCAACTTGTTTGCAAACTCGCCCATGGAACCGCCCTCCCAAATGGACCATCTCTTTGCATCACAAATCTACTCTGCCAGTGCCTACGCTGAGAACCCGAACTTGCACCGAGACAGCAGAGTGTTGCGCGCAAATGAGCGCGCATACGGCCAGCCGAGTTGTGCTGCATCAGGTGGGCATCATTTGGAGTGCGAATATTGTAACTGTGGACAAGCCAGTGTCGGTTCCTTGCAAGAATGCCGCTGTGGCTGGCACAACAAATGTGAGCAGAGTCAAGGAGGCATGCGAGCCGCAGCAACGACGGCACAAGGCTACGGCCAAGTGGAAAGTTACCAAAGTGAACCTTTTCAGGGGCAACCTACTTATCCGTCAATCAAGACCGAACCACCAACGTGGATGGAGTGCACGGAGAGGGGCATCAG GCCAGAAGACGTGTTTCCAGCTGTGTTCCTGTCAGATCGGCGGGTGTGTCAGGTGTGTGGGGATGATGCTTCCGGTTGTCACTATGGAGCAGTCACCTGTGGTAGCTGCAAAGTATTCTTCAAGAGGGCCGCCGCTG GTAAACAGAACCACCTGTGTGCCAGCCGCAACGACTGCACTATTGATAAGCTGAGGCGGAAAAACTGCGCCTCATGTCGCCTGAAGCGGTGCTACATGTCAGGAATGAGCCTCAAAG GTCGGCGACTGAAGGGAGTCGGCCAGTCGACGAGCGGGGAAGAGCAGCAACCTGCAGCCGCCTGGGGGCACGTGGAAGCAAGAGATGCCGTTGCTGGGGCTCGAG CTTCGCAGGGTGTGGTTGTAAGCATCCCTCCAACTGTACGCACCCGCATATCCCTGCTCACTGTCCTTCAGGCCATTGAGCCTGCCGTCGTCAATGCGGGACACGACCCTGCCCTTCCAGATAGTGCCGCCTCCCTGCTAACCAGTCTCAATGAGCTTGGGGAGAGACAACTCGTCACAGTTGTCCGATGGGCCAAGGGGATACCAG gctTCCGCAACTTACACATGGATGATCAGATGACAGTCATTCAGTTGTCCTGGATGGGGGTGATGGTGTTCGCTCTGGGTTGGAGGTCCTACACCCAAACCAACTGCTCCATGCTCTACTTTGCTCCAGACCTTGTTTTCAATGA CCAGCGGATGCATATCTCCAGTATGTATGAGCACTGTGTGCGAATGAAGATTCTGTCCCAACGGTTCAGTGTGCTGAAGGTCACCCAAGAGGAGTTCTTATGCATGAAGGCACTGGTCCTCTTCAGCGTCA TGCCAGTGGAAGGCCTAAAGAACCAGCGTTGCTTTGATGATCTGCGGACCTCCTACATCAAGGAACTGGACCGCTTGGCCAGCCAACGTGGGGAGAGCAACCGAACACAGAGGCTGTTTCAGCTAACGCAGCTGCTGGATTACCTCCAAGCG AAATTCTCCCGCCAGCAACCGCCAACGGTTCATGTGACTCCAAGTTTGACTTTTCTATTCTGCTTATGCAGCAAGATCAAGTATAACTTGACTGACCTCTTCATAAG ATTGTGA
- the LOC144059188 gene encoding progesterone receptor-like isoform X1 produces the protein MDFRTTLLDLDEPDNSARNERDRFDTCACPTTAELSRAVSVSLGLDALSSPPNGNATHAAGSTFAESAVGQRSRPVAEFGAARNMDSRRNADPRRDEFGDVCHGIHQVSCMDLLRSGEASGGETVARGSVISTFVSKESNLFANSPMEPPSQMDHLFASQIYSASAYAENPNLHRDSRVLRANERAYGQPSCAASGGHHLECEYCNCGQASVGSLQECRCGWHNKCEQSQGGMRAAATTAQGYGQVESYQSEPFQGQPTYPSIKTEPPTWMECTERGIRPEDVFPAVFLSDRRVCQVCGDDASGCHYGAVTCGSCKVFFKRAAAGKQNHLCASRNDCTIDKLRRKNCASCRLKRCYMSGMSLKGRRLKGVGQSTSGEEQQPAAAWGHVEARDAVAGARASQGVVVSIPPTVRTRISLLTVLQAIEPAVVNAGHDPALPDSAASLLTSLNELGERQLVTVVRWAKGIPGFRNLHMDDQMTVIQLSWMGVMVFALGWRSYTQTNCSMLYFAPDLVFNDQRMHISSMYEHCVRMKILSQRFSVLKVTQEEFLCMKALVLFSVMPVEGLKNQRCFDDLRTSYIKELDRLASQRGESNRTQRLFQLTQLLDYLQAIVKKLHQFTYELFIEAQSLQTRVNFPEMIAEIVSVHVPRILSGMVKPILFHNSP, from the exons ATGGATTTTCGCACCACTTTGTTAGACTTGGACGAGCCAGACAACTCTGCAAGAAACGAGCGAGATCGCTTCGACACCTGTGCATGTCCGACCACTGCCGAGCTCAGCAGGGCCGTGTCTGTGTCCCTGGGCTTGGACGCCTTGTCGTCACCGCCGAACGGCAACGCAACCCATGCCGCCGGTTCCACTTTTGCTGAGTCAGCTGTGGGTCAGCGTTCCCGGCCAGTAGCGGAGTTCGGCGCGGCTCGGAATATGGACTCACGGCGCAACGCCGACCCGAGACGGGACGAGTTCGGAGACGTGTGCCACGGAATCCACCAGGTGAGCTGCATGGACCTGCTGAGGTCGGGCGAAGCGAGCGGCGGGGAGACTGTGGCGCGCGGTTCGGTGATTTCCACGTTCGTGAGCAAGGAGTCCAACTTGTTTGCAAACTCGCCCATGGAACCGCCCTCCCAAATGGACCATCTCTTTGCATCACAAATCTACTCTGCCAGTGCCTACGCTGAGAACCCGAACTTGCACCGAGACAGCAGAGTGTTGCGCGCAAATGAGCGCGCATACGGCCAGCCGAGTTGTGCTGCATCAGGTGGGCATCATTTGGAGTGCGAATATTGTAACTGTGGACAAGCCAGTGTCGGTTCCTTGCAAGAATGCCGCTGTGGCTGGCACAACAAATGTGAGCAGAGTCAAGGAGGCATGCGAGCCGCAGCAACGACGGCACAAGGCTACGGCCAAGTGGAAAGTTACCAAAGTGAACCTTTTCAGGGGCAACCTACTTATCCGTCAATCAAGACCGAACCACCAACGTGGATGGAGTGCACGGAGAGGGGCATCAG GCCAGAAGACGTGTTTCCAGCTGTGTTCCTGTCAGATCGGCGGGTGTGTCAGGTGTGTGGGGATGATGCTTCCGGTTGTCACTATGGAGCAGTCACCTGTGGTAGCTGCAAAGTATTCTTCAAGAGGGCCGCCGCTG GTAAACAGAACCACCTGTGTGCCAGCCGCAACGACTGCACTATTGATAAGCTGAGGCGGAAAAACTGCGCCTCATGTCGCCTGAAGCGGTGCTACATGTCAGGAATGAGCCTCAAAG GTCGGCGACTGAAGGGAGTCGGCCAGTCGACGAGCGGGGAAGAGCAGCAACCTGCAGCCGCCTGGGGGCACGTGGAAGCAAGAGATGCCGTTGCTGGGGCTCGAG CTTCGCAGGGTGTGGTTGTAAGCATCCCTCCAACTGTACGCACCCGCATATCCCTGCTCACTGTCCTTCAGGCCATTGAGCCTGCCGTCGTCAATGCGGGACACGACCCTGCCCTTCCAGATAGTGCCGCCTCCCTGCTAACCAGTCTCAATGAGCTTGGGGAGAGACAACTCGTCACAGTTGTCCGATGGGCCAAGGGGATACCAG gctTCCGCAACTTACACATGGATGATCAGATGACAGTCATTCAGTTGTCCTGGATGGGGGTGATGGTGTTCGCTCTGGGTTGGAGGTCCTACACCCAAACCAACTGCTCCATGCTCTACTTTGCTCCAGACCTTGTTTTCAATGA CCAGCGGATGCATATCTCCAGTATGTATGAGCACTGTGTGCGAATGAAGATTCTGTCCCAACGGTTCAGTGTGCTGAAGGTCACCCAAGAGGAGTTCTTATGCATGAAGGCACTGGTCCTCTTCAGCGTCA TGCCAGTGGAAGGCCTAAAGAACCAGCGTTGCTTTGATGATCTGCGGACCTCCTACATCAAGGAACTGGACCGCTTGGCCAGCCAACGTGGGGAGAGCAACCGAACACAGAGGCTGTTTCAGCTAACGCAGCTGCTGGATTACCTCCAAGCG ATTGTGAAGAAGTTGCATCAATTCACTTATGAGCTTTTCATTGAAGCTCAGTCCCTGCAGACTCGCGTCAACTTCCCGGAGATGATCGCGGAGATTGTAAGCGTCCATGTGCCAAGGATCCTCTCAGGCATGGTCAAACCCATCTTATTCCATAATTCCCCCTAG